Part of the Arthrobacter globiformis genome is shown below.
CTTCCTCCGGAAGGCCGTCCGCCGAAGGAGTTAACGGCGACACGTTTTCAAGGCCCAGGGCGTCGGCCAGGACGTCAGAAACGCCGCCCACTGCTGAGTCGCCGTTGGTGTGGACCGTCAGCAGTGCCGTTCCGGATTCGATCAGGCGGTGGACGGCCCGGCCTTTGGGGGTGTTGGCGGCAACCGAGGTGACGCCCTTGAGGAGCAGCGGGTGATGGGTAATGAGCAGCTCCGCGCCCCATTCGATGGCCTCGTCAATAACCTCGATGGTGGGATCCACTGCGAACATGACGCGCGTGATTTCAGCAGACGGATGGCCGGCCACGAGGCCCACCTCGTCCCATGACTCTGCCAGCGATTCCGGCCAGAGCTCCTCCACGGCCAGCATGAGCTGCCCCAAGGTAGCAGCAGCGGGTGACTCCGCGGCGTCGGGAGCTTCTTCCGGTTCCGCTGCAACGTCGCTGTTCACAGGTTCCATACTCATGTTTTTACCCTACAGTCGGCTCTGGCCTCTGCCCGGTATATGACCCTAGGGTTGGCTGGGGGAATCATTGGCGCCCGCGGATCATTGAAGAGGACATGAAAACATTTGTGCTTGGCGGGGGCTGCTTCTGGTGCCTGGACGCCGTTTACCAGAAAACGAAGGGTGTCACGTCGGTGGTTTCGGGATACACCGGCGGCCATGAACGCCACCCGGATTACTACTCAGTCTGCTCCGGCACCACGGGGCACGCGGAGGTGGTTGCCGTGACCTTCGATGAGGATGTCATCCCGGCCGAAGTCATCCTGGACATGTTCTTCGCCCTGCACGACCCCACCACGCTCAACCGGCAGGGGTACGACGTCGGCACGCAGTACCGCTCGTCAATGTTCTATGAGACCACCGAGGAGAAGATCCTCTTCGAGGAGGCGATCGAACGTAACCAGGCGCTGTGGT
Proteins encoded:
- a CDS encoding Nif3-like dinuclear metal center hexameric protein, whose protein sequence is MEPVNSDVAAEPEEAPDAAESPAAATLGQLMLAVEELWPESLAESWDEVGLVAGHPSAEITRVMFAVDPTIEVIDEAIEWGAELLITHHPLLLKGVTSVAANTPKGRAVHRLIESGTALLTVHTNGDSAVGGVSDVLADALGLENVSPLTPSADGLPEEGIGRVGDLSESMTLGDFAARVFGILPAVAGGVRVSGDKDGLVQRVAVCGGAGDSLFDEVRASNADLYVTADLRHHPASEAREAAVNDRPYLIDVSHFASEWLWLPAAAEALGNVLADQGLDVEIRVSTTNSDPWDFILTPGGD
- the msrA gene encoding peptide-methionine (S)-S-oxide reductase MsrA — protein: MKTFVLGGGCFWCLDAVYQKTKGVTSVVSGYTGGHERHPDYYSVCSGTTGHAEVVAVTFDEDVIPAEVILDMFFALHDPTTLNRQGYDVGTQYRSSMFYETTEEKILFEEAIERNQALWSRPIVTEVSRLPVFYPAENIHQDYYAKFPEQGYCQVIINPKLAKARKYYSAWLNA